The Equus przewalskii isolate Varuska chromosome 17, EquPr2, whole genome shotgun sequence region TCCTCATACCttgctgtgtgatgctgggcaaATCACATACCCTTTCCGGGCTATAAGCAGAGGAAGCTGGAAGACAGGTGGCCCTGTCCCTTGGGCCTCCCAGGTCCTGGCCGTAGGTCACTGGGTGACCTTTACGTCTCTGAGTTGACATCTATGCAACAGGAATGACTCATGGCCAAGGGCTTCTGTGAGTCCACACCTTGCCTCCCCAGGGTCCACAGGCACAGCAGTCGGGGGTTAGTGGCCCTGTCCCCCTCTCTGCAATGCCCAGGGTTCTGTGAGGGTCTGGGGGCAGCCGCTGCTCCCCGGACTCAGTGTGTTCTCGCCCTCAGAGCTCACAtttggggctgggtggagctcctcAAGGCCTAGGCTGGGCTGGCAGACAAACTTCTCTGTCAGTTGACACGTCCCACTCTGGTTTTCCATGCCCAGGAGAAGCTGCCACACCAGTCCATTTCCATGTGGAGGTCCGGCCCCGGACTGGGGAGGTCCAGGGAGGTCCCTGTGGGGTCTGGGGGTAGGATGCGGGCCCCAGCTGAGCACGGCGCACACAGCCACCTGCGTGGGTGGCGTTTGCTCATGCGCGTGTTCCTAGGCGTGTCCTTGTGTCTGTTGCGCtgtgtctgcctgtctctctgggCCCCTTCAGAAGCAGTGTCGTGGTCGGGTTCACAGAGGTCTTACTCTTGGTCTCTAGAAGGTGGGCTCCTGGGTGAACTGACCTCCCTCATCCCGGCCACACTAAGGGCTTTCTCACCACCAAACGGGGCTCCGCAGAGAGGAGCCTGGCCACCCGCCCACGCCAGCACGGAAGCCCCCGGGGGCCTCCAGGTGGCCGCCTCACCTCTTGGGCCTTGTCTCCTCCCCTGGGGGCTGAAGTGCTGTGTGAGGTGACCTCCCTGAGGCGCCTTCTGTCTTAGACCTTCTGACCCTCTCAGCCTTGTGCCCAGGGAGGCACCAGGGCTCTGCTCAGCACTCACACGGGGGCCAGCTCCTGCACACCCTCTCCCAACCCCAGGCTGAGATGAGAGGTCCCTGTGACAGAGGCCCCAGAGGCAGCATGAGCCTTCCCTGTGAGGTGGGACTGGCTAAGGTCTAGAGGACGAGCCAAAGTCAGCGATGAAGTAGAGGGAAGAGGACACAccctgtgcaaaggtcctggggtatCTCTTGTAGGAGCCAGCAGGAGGGCCAAGAGGAGGTcacagggggctgggagggcacaACGGGACTTTGTTCTTCTATCAAAGGCAGCAACAACCACTGAAGCATGTACCCTAGGAGCTGCGGGTTCGGATTTGGGCTGGAGGGCCCCCCGCACCTGAGGGACTGGAACACAAGCTGCCTGCAGAGGCCAGGAGCAAGTGGTCCCTGCTTGGGCTTGGGGGCACGTGGGGAGGATGCTTCCCGAGCAGACGGGGACCCGTCAGCCTCACGCCTGGCCTGGCCCAGGCAGCATCTGGGCAGGGGAGCCATGAcctgaggcagagagaacagacagCAGGACTCAGGCTGTTGGGGTGGGTGCAGGGCGTGGGGCAGGGGGCCAGGAGTTGGATGCCCGTCCTGCTCTCTACTGCTTGCTGAGAAGGAGGCTCACTGCCCACCCTTCAGGGCCTGCAGCTCCTGGGGGACCCTCTCCCCACCGTCTGCAGAGCCCCTCAGCGGGTGGCGCTTGGGTCCGCCGTGCCCTGTCCCCAGAGGCATGGTGCCAGCCCGTGGGGGCCACGGGGAGCGCCGGGTGTCTCTTCCTCAGGCTGTGCACAGCAGGACCAGCCTTGCCATCCACCCCAGGGGGCCGGCTGCCCCACCTGCTatgcccaggccctgctgggggcCCCAGTGCCCAGAGCAAGTACTTCAGAGCGACTGCCCCTGCGGTTTTGTGGATGTGCCCCTGCAGGCTGGGGTTGCCTCCTACGTACCCGCCACCTTTGCTCTCACCGGTTAACATGGCTGCCCCCCAGGGCCCCTTACCCCCTGGGAGGTGTGGTCAGAGCCAGGCTCTGCCAGCAGACCCCTCAAGCTGCTTTGTGCCCCGCAGGTCTCCTAGAGGCCAGGCTGAGGGGTGGCGGGTGAGTTGGGTGCGCTTGTCGGGACCTAACGAGGGGGCCGTGTGGGTGCACTTTCATGTTGCCGTCTTGGGGGGTGCTGTGGGGCAGGGCCCTCCTGGATCTTCTCCCCCAAAGAGTGGTATGTGGGGCCCAGTGGGCCCCTGCTGCCCAATCTAAAGGACATTCTAGgctgcccaccccaggccctggtTCTCTGTGGCAGGGCCCACCCCACCATTCACTGGGAGCTGGCTGTGCCAGCCCCGAAGGAGGGGCCCCCAAGAATAACTGAAAACCCCCTGGGGTCCACCCACCCTCAACAGGCCTGTCACAGCCACGTGGCCCGAGGTGTCCTGGTGCCATCAGGCCAGTCATCATAGTGTGCCCTGCAGGGACCTGAATCATCCTGGGCGCCTGTCACCCCGAGGGGTCCCCACTCACCAGCGCACTGCGGGCCTCCTCAAGTGCCCCCTCCCCAGTGCACACGCTCCCTCACACGCAGTGCAGGCCTCCTCGAGTCCCCTCTCCCCAGTGTAGACGCTCCCTCACGTGCAGTGCGGGCCTCCTCGAGTCCCTTCTCCCCGGTGTAGACACTCCCTCACGTGCAGTGCGGGCCTCCTCGAGTCCCTTCTCCCCGGTGTAGACGCTCCCTCACATGCAGTGCAGGCCTCGAGTCCCCTCTCCCCGGTGTAGACACTCCCTCACGTGCAGTGCAGGCCTCCTCGAGTCCCTTCTCCCCGGTGTAGACGCTCCCTCACATGCAGTGTTGGGGAGGTGCTGTCTTGAGTGATGCCTGACTACATGTGGTTGGGACAGTTCCAGGAGACAACATAAATTATGCCTCGTGGCCCACCGAGGGGTCCTGAGCTCGCTGGTCTATGCGCACCCCTCCCACAGTGGACCTccctgggagggtggggtggagttTGCCCTGTGCGAGCTCTGCCTGACACCCGGGACTGTGAGGGGCCCCTGGGCGGAACTGAGCCTGCCCCTGTGAACAGCTCTTTAAACCACTGGTTCCCAGTGGCATGGGCTCTGGGGCCACCCCGCTCCACCCCTGAGCCAGGGTAAAGTCGGGTTGTCCCTCCTGAGGCGCAAGCAGTCAGGAGGGCCTGCCTGGCGCTCAAGGGAAGCCCCTAGAGGAGGCCGTGGGTCAGAGTTCCGGAGGGTGCCCAAGATGGCCAGTGCCGGCCACTGTGGTGGTCACACTTGGCAGCTGTGGTGGCGGCTGGGTTTCTCATTCAGAAGTGGCCATTTTGAGAGCTAAACATAATGGTTGGTATCAGAGGTGAAGTTGCTTATCCGGGGTCCGTGGGGTccagccccttccctcctccaccccacagcAGGCCCAGCCCCCTCGCGCCCTTGCCTCACCCCTCCCTGTCTCGTTGCAGGAAGTTCTACTATATCACCCTGCTGCGTGACCCCGTGTCCCGCTACCTGAGCGAGTGGCGGCACGTGCAGCGAGGGGCCACGTGGAAGACGTCGCTGCACATGTGTGACGGGCGCACGCCCACACCCGAGGAGCTGCCGCCCTGCTACGAGGGCACAGACTGGTCGGGCTGCACGCTGCAGGAGTTCATGGACTGCCCCTACAACCTGGCCAACAACCGCCAGGTGCGCATGCTGGCCGACCTGAGCCTCGTGGGCTGCTACAACCTGTCCTTCATCCCCGAGAACAAGCGCGCCCAGCTGCTGCTGGAGAGCGCCAAGAAGAACCTGCGCGGCATGGCCTTCTTCGGCCTGACGGAGTTCCAGCGCAAGACGCAGTACCTGTTCGAGCGGACGTTCAATCTCAAGTTCATCCGGCCCTTCATGCAGTACAACAGCACGCGGGCAGGCGGCGTGGAGGTGGACGAGGGCACCATCCGGCGCATCGAGGAGCTCAACGACCTGGACATGCAGCTCTACGACTACGCCAAGGACCTCTTCCAGCAGCGCTACCAGTACAAGCGGCAGCTGGAGCGCAGGGAGCAGCGCCTCAGGAGCCGCGAGGAGCGCCTGCTGCACCGCGCCAAGGAGGCGCTGCCCCGTGAGGACGCCGAGGAGGCCGGTCGCGTGCCCACTGAGGACTACATGAGCCACATCATTGAGAAGTGGTAGTGGCGGCCGGCCGAGGGGCGGGAGTTGGGGGGGAATCAGCCGGACAGACCGACGCCCCTGGGCCCACCCGGACTTATGGGGAGAGCCGCAAATTGGCGCCCCAGAAGGTAGCTGTGTCCTGAACGCAGAGGAGGGTGTGGGGCAGCGGTGGGCCAGGGTGGGTTCCCACTGTCTCCCAGGCCCGGATCTGAGAAGTCAACCTGTGCAGCCCACTGGTCAGGGGAAGTGTGCCTGAGGGCCGCCCCAGTGAGGTCTGCGCAGGCGCCTGCCCGCTCCCCCGGCCCTGCTCACTCTGCACAGCCAAGGATTGGAGACAGGAAGGGGACAGTGGAGTGGAGTGGGTACTGGGCTGTCGGGCCGGGAGCACATCCCATGCCCTCTGTGCACACACCCACTCCCCCCCACAGGCCAGTAGGGAATGAGACCAGCTCCCAGCAtctgccccaggcccaggccatcCCAGCAGCCCCTGGCCTCTGGTGGCCCCATTGCCCCAGGGCCTACGTGAAGCCCCTCCCTGGGAATACGGGCAGCCCTTTGAGGTCTCGTCAGGAATGGAGCCCCCAGTGTACCCATCTTCACAGTCAGGGACCCCCATTTCTGAAGCCAAGAAGATCTAGTCCAGCCCCTTGGGAAGCCCACCCCCATTTCCAGCCCAAGGTCAAAACCCACTTTCTGGCTTCATGCTTTGGGTCAGGAGATTAAAGCATACCTCCTGGGACCCCTCACCCCATATCCCACAGTCCGCAGACTGAGGAGGACTGTGGGGACGTGGGCCCCACACGGTGCTGCCCCCTTTCGTGAGCAGAGTACATCCCAGGTGTGGGAAGGCTGTGGCCACCTGTGTCTGAGCAGCCCCCAGCTGGCCTCCGGGGGTGACCAGCCAGCCAGGCCAGCTCAGACAGGAAGGGGGATGGGAACCGAGAGCATCCCCTGCCCCGTTCTCCTTTCTGACCCTCTGGGATGAGTGAGCGgactgcccccagccccagcccatcaCTTGGACGTTATTCCAGGCTCCCACCCACTGTGCCACGGCCCCCGTACGAAGTACAGTCCAGCCCCTGTCAGCTGGACCCCAGCAGATGGCAGCTGCTGCCCGTAAGCCATACCTGGAGCCAGGGCAGTTCTGGGTGGCCAGGAGGGGTCCCTGGGCTTCCAGATTCTCAGCTAGGGTGCAAGCTCCCTGGTCCCCCTGCCCCGGCTCTCCCGGcgtcctccctgcccccccaccGGTCAGGCCCTGCTCCCGGCAGCCCCACAGGTTAGAGAAGCCATGTCCCACAGCCGTTGTAGACGCTCGTCGTGCACCGTCCCTCCTGTGCTCAAGCGGGCCGGGCCAGTGTCCCCTCGACTTGCCCCCCTGCGTGAGGCCCACACTTGGGTTCTGGGGCGCTGAGTGCGAGCCCCACACCTGAGGTGGATGGGCGCCCCGGCTCCAACAGAGGAAGCACACATGCCCGGACGCTGCAGGCTGGACTCAAGGAGGGCGGGGAGCACCATGGGCCCCCTGGCGAGGCGCCGGCGGGGACAGCAGTCTCCTGGGAGATCCCGCCAGGGGTTCCATGCCCCACGTGCCGCTCAGCCACCCCAGCAGTCCCACCACAGAGTGAAGGCCTGGGAGCAGGGAGCCTTAAATAGCGCAGGGAAAGCTAAAGTGTTGAAGGAGGGGGCTGCCCAGCAGGAAGCAGCTTTAGTCTCTGCTCCTCTGACATAAGGGCCCCGCCTTTGACCTTCCTGCTGGCCACTTCTGTAGTCCAAGGGCAGAGTGGTCGGCAGGCCCGAGCGGGCAccctgccagcccagcccaggaccaCCCCTCGAGTGGGCACATCGCGCCGAGGAGGTGAGGTGACTGAGTGGCTCTTTAAGGGGAGTGAAGGTCAGTGGGGGTGTCTGGGCCCTGAGGCTCATCGTTTGGGGTGCGTGTGCTCCAGGGAGGAGGCCAGGACGCGTGTGCGAGAGCCCCATGGCCTTGCACAAGCGTGCGAGGTGCCAGGAGCTCGCTGTGGCCTCCTGTCAGGAGCTGGCTGACTCCAGGGCGTGAGTGAAAGCCCAGCGCTGTTCTGCCTGAGCCCCTGGGCAGCCGGCCAGCAGCCTGGCTCAGGACCGCCCTCATGTGGGCCTGAGTGTCGGATCTGTTCTGTACATATTGGAATGTGTTAACTTATGGCCCGTTGTCCCACTTCACGTGGAAACACGGGTCTCTCCTCGGTTTCTTTGCTGCATCTGGAAAGCTCTCTGCCTCAGGCCAGCACCCAGGCGGAGATGCCCAGAGACAGGCCCTGGCTggcagagcccccagcccccaaggCTCCAGGCCAGCTCTTCCCACTGACGGTTCCTGGGCCTGCGGCATCTCCTCGACCCTACGCGGGGCCCCCAGGCTCTTCCTGGGGTTGAGAGGACAGACGCCAGCACAGCGCGTGACCGCTTGTTCCCCACACAGGCCTGCACCCTctgctggaggaggggccggggACGGCCGACTGCCCGAGCAACGAGTCTGTGAACTTTTTGGGAACTGGAAGTGTTTATCTTGAACCCAGGAGCgtttaaagctttatttatttatagcttcttattaaaaaaaaagtgttgagaAGAAATCTTTTGGTTATTCATACAAAAAAATGATGATGGGAAAGCAAGTCATAATCATCTAATTGTTTTTGTCTAGGTCAAGAATGAATGTTAGCAGATGAAATAAACCCTGAAAAGGAGCATCGTGTGCTGTGGTCTGTGGTGGTTAAGGCAGCGTCCACCTGGCGCAGTCTGGCCGGGACCTTCCGGTCTGGCCTCCACAGTGAGCGTCTGTGAGCACGGGATGGGCACAGGCGGCCTGTGAGGCGGGGCTGACCTGCTTCTCCGCTGAGGAATGCCTGCTGGAAGTAGGAGAGGTGACTGTCTGCGCACAGAATCATTTGGTAGTCGTGAGCGACGTGCTTGGACAGATGAGCCCAGCGTCAGGCCGGCAGAGGGAAGTGCGCCACGTGCTGCCTTCCCGGCTCCCTCTCCCTCGGCTTCAGGTGACAGGTGGGCAGCGCAGCCCACGGACACTCATGAGTCTCAGGCTAGGTTAACCTGGATTAACCTCCTGTCGCATGTTAGCCTGTGCTCCCGCTGTCTCTGTACACACGCACACGCGTGCGCTCACATACATGCACGCATACACTGACATGCGGACATGTGCACGTTGTTCAGAAACAGCTGAAAATGAGCTGCGGTCCTGGAAGACTTCTAAGTACTGTAGCCTGTACCTCTAAGAATAACATTCTGCTGCAAAACCCAACTCTGTTATGTCCCCAAATTTAACATAAATGCAATAATATTAGGGGATACACAGGCCACATCCACATTTTCCCGTTGTCTTCGGAATGTCTGTGCTCCGCCCGCGGCCCGCTGTGGCCTCTCTATCCCCATGTCTCCTTTAGCAAGCAGAGCCAGCCCGCCTTCTCCGTCTGTCTGAGTATTGACATTTTAGCATAGGCTGGTTGACTCTTAGAAGGTCTACATgtgtctgattgtttcctctgATCAGATGCGGTTAAACGTGTGGGGTGCAAATGCCCCCACGTGAGGTGATTCTGGTCACTAGCACTGATGGACTTCAGTTCTCTGTCCCAGGGGACGAGAGAGCCCTTGCTCAATTTCTGCCTCCTGCTGTGACCACAGGGCTGATAAAAGCAGTCAgttccttgctttttcttctcgGAAATGGATCTGTCATGCTCAGAGGTGGGGCTGGCTGCCTCCAGGGGCCCTAGTGTGCCAAACCCTGCACTTCTTTCTGCACGGGTCCTGGGGAGACTCAGCAGGCTGAGCTAGTCCCAGTGACTGTCACACGCAAGACTAACAAAGCCACGTTGGAGCCAAGACCTCAAGGGCTGAGgggtctccttttcctctcccttcccagaaTGTGTACCTGGATGGTCCTTCCTCATGCTGTCCCAGCCATGTGGGAGACAGGATAGGATGGAGGTGCAAGGTGGCTGAGCCTCCGCTccacaccaccccccaccccagctgcctgCAGAGCGGAGAACAGGAGCCACGGAGGGAGCAAGCGAATGAAGGGCAGACCAGAGCCCAGGAGACTGGGCACAGGCAGGactcacagcagccccaggggcaAAGGTGGCCGCTGCCGTCACTGGAGCTTCCCCTCCTGTGTGGGAGAGTCAGTGGGAGGCAGACACGGCTGCCCCTTAAAGCCCCAGCCCTCAGATCCGAGGAGGGAGAGCGTTATCGACCCTCTTGAGTGTGGGGGAGCGTTGCTCTTCAGTAATGAGGCAGATTCGTGAGGGAGGAGCCCCAGTGTGAAAAGACCTGTGCAGGCCACGCGCCGGCCCCCCTGGACATTGCATCCAGCCGCCAGCCTGGCTCTTCCCCAGGAAGGCAGGACGGAAGTGTCCTCCTCTCCATGATGGCTCCAGTCAGCTCTGCAGGGCCCATGTGACCGGATGGAAGGCAGTCGATCCTGAAAATACCTCCCCCTGAGGGGCTTCCCATCTGCCCACTGCTTTTCCGAGTTGAAGGCCACTTTCCAGTCTTCCTGAGCCCTAGTCCCTACCTGGCCCCTCAGCCCCCTCTCTGCACTCGCTGTAGTGCCCGCTGTGTGGGCCAAGCCGGCAGCCCCGTCCACCCCCATGGTCCCTGTCTTCCAGCGCTGCTGGGCAAGCCTGCATCTGACCTGGTTCCTCTGGGCTCTGGGTTCAGACAGGCACCCCCCTGCTTGCCTTGTCCCCTCTTCACACCCAGTGCTGCTGCGGCAGCTTCCTGGGGTAGGCCTGCCACCTCCACCCCCTGCATCCTCCGCTCATGCAAGCCCTCCGGGCAGCTGTCCTCACACAGCACTCTGGGCTCAGTTCCACGGCCCTTCTTGAGGGCAAGTAGTCCCAACTCACCCCGCCTGGGCACCGTCCCCTTTGCAGTGACCCGGAGAGGATCCTGTCCTCTGGCCCGCATGCTCCCAGTGCAGAGCAGTGGGCTCCCTGGGAACCCGTGGGCAGCCCCAAGAGGATGGGAGCCCACAGTCCCCTCCTGGGAGCATGCACCTGGTCTCGGAGACCTCCAAGACTAGGAGGACGCCAGGTGTGTTGATGTCGTGGGGACCCTTTGCCTGACACCTGCTTCTGGCTGaccaggccccctccccacaggctTCTGCCCTACTATATGAGGTGGGCACCCAACCCCCCTGACACAGGTGCTGTGGGAGCCTGGTCTTGGCTCCCCTCCTTGCTGCAGCAAGAGAAGCCTTTCAGGAACACAGCTTTGCTGTCAGATGGGGGTCTGGGCTCCGACTGGACCGCTGACCCACTGCCTTCTCTGTGAGGTGGGGGCTGCCGTCAGGGTCCACCTGCTTCTGGAGGACAGGAGCCAGGCCCAGGCGGGGCACACCACATGCTACATCTTCATGTCTGCCTCCAACCCTGACCACGAACAAGCACAGAGCGCTGACCCTGCCCACGACCCACTCAGTCACAACCACTGCGCTGCCCACCGTGGAGCACAGCCAGGTGGGCCCAGTCCCTCCTGTGGGCACACCTAAGGACtatccctctctttttcctttcttgtcttgcTCAGCCACAGCCTCCGGCTTCAGGGAGGACCTGGGCTCCTGGCAGGCCCAGAGGAGGGGTCTGAATTGACAGGGCACTGCCCAGACTTGCCCCCAAACGTGCCCTCTGTAAGGAAACTGCTCACTCCCTGACTCCCCGTCCCCATTCCCCAAGCGTGATTTGCTTTTCAATTTGTTCAAGTTCATAGTCTCTCCTAGATAGAACCAGTGTTGGGATCCCCCGTCctctgcttcccctcctctttggGTGGCATCAGGGCCCAGGAGACACTCCTATCCCCCGGTGACGGGTGACAGGGTGTTCACAAAGCCCCCCTATGCTGTCCCCTGCTGCCTTGTCAAGAAGGCCACCAGGCCCCGGCCAGGGCGGCCAGCCTCCATCCTTGCCGGCTCCCCTGCAGTCCGTCCAGGGCAGTGGGAGCTCAGGGGCACCCTCTTGGCTTCAGTGAGCCCCAGAAAGCCCCCCGGGGACCAGGCTGCCCTTCTGATGCTCTGCTGACAGCCCGCATCTCAgctctcctggccctgccaccccTCTCTCAGCGCCTCCCCGTGCCCCCGGGACCCCCCACCGCAGGCAGGTGCGGGGTTCCCGCCCACCAGCCATGGGACGCCGGCTCTCCGTGGGAAGTCGCCACACCGCCATTTCTCCGGCGCTGCCGCTGACCCGGCCTGCAAACAGCCGGCCCCAGGGGCCCAGCAGCTGGGCGGTCCCTGCGCTTCCCCTCAGGCCCGGCCCTCCATAGACCATGAGCAGCAGCGTGGGGACCCACGTGCTCCCCTTCGCGGGGAGCTCGCGGCCTGGCGGAGCACTGGTGCAGCGCCCGTGCCCCCGAGGGCCTGGCCCTAGGTTCCTGCCTGGCAGCGGTGCCAGCCGAGCTCCCCGTGGCCCCTGGGGCTGTCAGGAGGGCTGTTGGGAGGGTCTCCAGAG contains the following coding sequences:
- the HS6ST1 gene encoding heparan-sulfate 6-O-sulfotransferase 1 encodes the protein MRRRRAGGRTMVERASKFVLVVAGSACFMLILYQYAGPGLSLGAPGGRAPPDDLDLFPTPDPHYEKKYYFPVRELERSLRFDMKGDDVIVFLHIQKTGGTTFGRHLVQNVRLEVPCDCRPGQKKCTCYRPNRRETWLFSRFSTGWSCGLHADWTELTNCVPGVLDRRDPAALRTPRKFYYITLLRDPVSRYLSEWRHVQRGATWKTSLHMCDGRTPTPEELPPCYEGTDWSGCTLQEFMDCPYNLANNRQVRMLADLSLVGCYNLSFIPENKRAQLLLESAKKNLRGMAFFGLTEFQRKTQYLFERTFNLKFIRPFMQYNSTRAGGVEVDEGTIRRIEELNDLDMQLYDYAKDLFQQRYQYKRQLERREQRLRSREERLLHRAKEALPREDAEEAGRVPTEDYMSHIIEKW